The following are encoded in a window of Poecile atricapillus isolate bPoeAtr1 chromosome 3, bPoeAtr1.hap1, whole genome shotgun sequence genomic DNA:
- the GFRAL gene encoding GDNF family receptor alpha-like produces the protein MAALLGPVLFIYFTCISTVQTTDCLHLREQCINAGNGCESVWNVVEDACNISGNRCKAEDTVGCNRIIQVLAEKYPEFKNCVCTTDNICSITTLLGKWCSISKDYLESFSRSDTELSVWQHRNPEDQRHSLELESDCSSAEQRCQAEPRCSAAYRSFQRACQAAADTCSFPVPGKCLLAWKELRKTVLGKCTCSEPLQTRCIKIWKGIFNNPCLQYSQETQASGASESDGSDDDYNADVDGEKNLVTDTDNISMETKLQWGLSALSKQVYTTNRSCLDVNRECIEDEVCNKQLSLYLKVCSVNKKCNVEGCQAAIRFFYRNMPFEVAQMMIFCDCIQHDESCHRAKELLHGKACAVTVVPPPSCLNVIHMCEENESCRKKYTTFQSKCWRHVTKKCYNDEACLETLIKDDMPCSANADCKEAYISNWGTMLHMECTCQNLPPVEQPLCELFHHMLHSKSCFSDLRQISIRKKGFHWVNTEMPGERISGAQLHSSAINVQNKVTSNLSINYSTIAEVGNLDKG, from the exons GTAATAGATGCAAGGCAGAAGACACTGTTGGATGTAATAGAATAATCCAGGTCCTGGCTGAGAAATACCCAGAATTTAAAAACTGTGTCTGCACTACAGACAATATCTGTAGCATCACAACTTTGCTTGGGAAATGGTGCAGCATTAGTAAAG ACTATTTGGAGTCTTTCTCGAGGTCAGACACTGAACTGAGTGTTTGGCAGCACAGAAACCCTGAAGACCAAAGACACTCTTTGGAACTGGAGAGCGACTGCAGCAGCGCAGAGCAGCGCTGCCAAGCGGAGCCTCGCTGCTCTGCCGCGTACAGGAGCTTCCAGCGCGcctgccaggcagctgcagacACCTGCAGCTTCCCTGTGCCTGGAAAGTGTTTGTTAGCCTGGAAAGAACTGAGGAAAACAGTTCTGGGAAAGTGCACGTGCTCAGAGCCGCTTCAGACGAGATGCATTAAAATCTGGAAGGGAATATTTAACAACCCATGTTTACAATACTCTCAGGAGACCCAAGCCTCAGGAGCTAGTGAAAGTGATGGCAGTGATGATGACTATAATGCTGATGTTGATGGTGAGAAAAATCTGGTCACTGACACAG ACAATATTAGTATGGAAACAAAATTACAATGGGGTTTATCTGCTCTCTCCAAACAAG TGTACACAACAAACAGAAGCTGTTTGGATGTGAACAGGGAGTGCATTGAAGATGAAGTGTGTAACAAACAGTTGTCCCTATACCTTAAAGTTTGCTCAGTAAATAAGAAATGCAATGTGGAAGGATGTCAAGCAGCCATAAGGTTCTTCTATCGAAACATGCCTTTTGAAGTTGCCCAAATGATGATATTTTGTGACTGCATCCAGCATGATGAATCTTGCCACAGAGCCAAAGAACTTCTCCATGGCAAGGCCTGTGCAGTTACTGTAGTTCCACCCCCATCATGTCTGAATGTAATCCACATGTGTGAAGAGAATGAATCGTGTAG gaaaaaatacacaacTTTTCAGTCAAAGTGTTGGAGACACGTGACAAAAAAATGCTATAATGATGAAGCTTGTCTTGAAACTTTAATCAAGGATGACATGCCCTGTTCTGCCAACGCTGATTGCAAAGAAGCCTACATCAGCAACTGGGGCACGATGTTGCACATGGAGTGCACCTGCCAGAATTTGCCTCCTGTGGAGCAGCCTTTGTGTGAGCTCTTCCATCACATGCTGCACAGCAAATCCTGCTTCAGTGACTTAC GTCAAATTTCTATTCGGAAGAAAGGTTTTCATTGGGTAAATACAGAAATGCCAGGGGAAAGGATTTCTGGAGCACAGCTCCATTCTTCTGCAATTAATG TACAAAATAAAGTGACTTCTAACCTCTCCATCAACTATTCAACTATTGCTGAAGTGGGCAACCTGGATAAGGGATAA